A single region of the Candidatus Neomarinimicrobiota bacterium genome encodes:
- a CDS encoding fibronectin codes for MDKHIVVWASVLSFSFLWAQVGENEKRYVRVGTLQSHFSAYGSERAWNNTYYEGLIWPADYPYQDNAVIKRAWIAATDFTDSEDEHWDVWGTYISSGYVQNSLFPMKLTQVARFESPVVFVDGNNITAPYAGDVDEFNPGQIPDRIVTNVVNTSLGLTMTRRVLAFSQQYHDNYFIKEFVFTNTGNVDFDDDIELNATLKGVRIGWGTRYSVSREGSIAVDGQQSWGKHTWVSKRGEDYPSHAAESITEDNPIVDWIRCGFSWFGQSERVSFDNIGAPDVRHDGRLTSPHHAGSAILHVDKSVTDRSDDPHQPAVLGWHAGDSYPSVGNITPSDMNNMIKLYDFLSGKPYPSENSGDTLRMDETFLESITHRLDPYTIHNDGGGTNVWICYGPFDIPPGDSIVIVEAEGISGLSRQECEEIGRRWKKAYDNPSDSGPFILPDGSETSDKDVFKNTWVYTGKDSILQTFGRAKRNYDLGYLIPQPPLPPPVFEVTSGGDKIMLTWSTSPTEGEPDFAGYKIFRAVGKPDTTYEQIAALSPGETLFDDVTAVRGFSYYYYIVAYNDGSSNSTGEANPMGILHSSRFYTRTTEPAFLRRPAGKSLEKIRVVPNPFHIAAGDLQYTGEKDKIMFLNIPARCTIKIFTERGDLIKTINHADGSGDEAWNSVTSSRQVVVSGIYLAHFKVTEDYTDPATEELLYRKGDTAIRKFVVIR; via the coding sequence ATGGATAAACACATAGTAGTCTGGGCCAGCGTGCTGTCTTTTTCTTTTCTCTGGGCCCAGGTGGGGGAAAACGAAAAAAGGTACGTTCGAGTTGGCACCCTGCAGAGTCATTTTTCCGCCTACGGCTCGGAACGTGCCTGGAACAACACCTATTATGAGGGACTAATCTGGCCGGCGGACTACCCCTATCAGGACAATGCCGTCATAAAAAGAGCCTGGATTGCCGCAACAGATTTCACGGATTCAGAGGACGAGCACTGGGACGTCTGGGGAACCTATATTTCCAGTGGATACGTGCAGAATTCCCTGTTTCCCATGAAACTGACTCAAGTAGCCAGATTTGAATCCCCTGTTGTGTTCGTCGATGGAAACAACATAACTGCCCCGTATGCAGGGGATGTAGATGAATTCAATCCTGGCCAGATACCCGATCGAATCGTGACCAATGTTGTCAACACTTCACTCGGTCTCACCATGACCCGTCGAGTCCTGGCATTCAGTCAGCAGTACCATGACAATTACTTCATCAAGGAATTCGTTTTCACAAACACAGGAAACGTGGATTTCGATGACGACATTGAACTCAATGCCACCCTGAAGGGAGTTCGTATCGGATGGGGAACGCGTTACAGTGTCTCGCGGGAAGGATCCATTGCGGTCGACGGTCAGCAGTCATGGGGCAAACATACCTGGGTGAGTAAGCGTGGAGAGGACTACCCCTCCCATGCGGCAGAGTCCATAACGGAGGATAATCCCATTGTGGACTGGATCAGGTGTGGTTTCAGCTGGTTCGGTCAATCAGAAAGGGTGTCCTTTGACAATATTGGCGCCCCGGATGTGAGGCATGACGGCCGTCTTACCTCTCCTCATCACGCGGGAAGTGCGATTCTTCATGTAGATAAAAGTGTCACCGACAGAAGTGACGATCCTCATCAGCCTGCCGTACTCGGGTGGCACGCGGGCGATTCTTATCCGTCGGTGGGTAATATCACTCCTTCGGACATGAACAATATGATCAAACTGTACGATTTCCTGAGCGGTAAACCCTATCCGAGTGAAAACTCGGGGGATACCCTGAGGATGGACGAGACATTTCTGGAATCTATCACGCACCGCCTGGACCCTTACACCATTCACAATGACGGAGGGGGAACCAATGTCTGGATCTGCTATGGTCCGTTTGATATACCTCCCGGAGACAGTATTGTCATTGTCGAGGCGGAGGGAATCAGCGGACTGAGCCGGCAAGAATGTGAAGAAATCGGTCGAAGGTGGAAAAAAGCTTACGACAATCCCAGCGATTCCGGTCCCTTTATTCTTCCCGACGGTTCCGAGACGAGTGACAAGGATGTTTTCAAGAACACGTGGGTGTACACGGGCAAGGACTCCATTCTTCAAACGTTTGGAAGGGCAAAAAGAAACTACGACCTGGGATACCTGATTCCCCAGCCCCCTCTGCCTCCTCCTGTCTTTGAGGTGACGTCCGGAGGAGACAAGATCATGCTCACGTGGAGCACCAGTCCTACGGAAGGAGAACCGGATTTTGCGGGCTACAAAATCTTCCGTGCCGTGGGAAAACCAGATACCACCTATGAACAGATAGCCGCTCTTAGCCCGGGCGAAACGTTGTTTGATGACGTGACTGCGGTTCGCGGATTCTCTTACTACTACTATATCGTGGCGTACAACGACGGGTCCAGTAACTCAACAGGAGAGGCAAATCCGATGGGCATACTCCACAGCAGCAGGTTCTACACAAGAACCACAGAACCCGCATTTCTCAGGCGGCCAGCAGGAAAGTCCCTTGAGAAGATCCGGGTAGTGCCGAACCCCTTTCATATCGCTGCGGGCGACCTTCAGTACACGGGCGAAAAGGACAAAATCATGTTCCTGAATATTCCCGCACGTTGCACCATCAAGATTTTTACAGAAAGAGGTGATTTGATAAAAACCATTAATCATGCAGACGGCAGCGGAGACGAAGCGTGGAATTCGGTAACGTCATCGCGTCAGGTCGTGGTGAGCGGTATATACCTGGCTCACTTCAAGGTGACTGAGGACTACACCGACCCGGCCACGGAAGAACTTCTTTACAGGAAAGGGGATACTGCCATCCGCAAATTCGTTGTTATCCGGTGA
- a CDS encoding T9SS type A sorting domain-containing protein codes for MNRLLKLMIIIIAVSGVMAAQWTYEEDFFEGTLIHGVVVDPDGKIWITQYAQTDTLVLTSTDTVTASGISVFNSDGTEASFSPITTLTVDGVTDTLIYSNRGISLDGDGNILTSTGSLYQINYQTGEGMNKYMFEGSGAQPLTEAGADDNGFVYIAHVLNGHALVILDEDWSEYNVVADTVHTIQRSILASPDGKDVYVGAIYTTYNGILHYHSDDGPDGTYSLVDTLYGKTGKQLWAQILDWDNNGLLWVGTYWNVDADDFTGWYALDPTQDYFAVDTIGHNANTADPPAIGDTPPAGGSYYAPRGIAFSADGLTAYTADFDGGVVKKWTNSDPAQPGDTPILPDLRIDYERGNPIIAVEFTLSQNYPNPFNPTTTIPYDLKQSGMAKLTVYDMLGREIATLVNEPRPAGRYKVLFDATGLASGMYVYKLEFNNRVISKRMTYMK; via the coding sequence ATGAATAGACTGCTAAAGCTGATGATCATCATCATAGCCGTGTCCGGTGTTATGGCTGCGCAGTGGACCTATGAGGAGGACTTCTTCGAAGGTACGCTAATTCACGGTGTTGTTGTGGATCCGGACGGCAAGATATGGATAACCCAGTACGCTCAGACAGACACTCTTGTGTTGACGTCAACCGATACGGTTACCGCGTCAGGGATATCCGTATTTAACTCCGATGGAACTGAAGCATCCTTTTCACCCATCACAACGTTGACCGTGGATGGAGTGACGGATACCCTCATCTATAGCAACCGGGGAATCTCCCTTGACGGTGATGGAAACATCCTTACATCCACCGGATCCCTCTACCAAATAAACTATCAGACGGGCGAAGGGATGAACAAATACATGTTCGAGGGTTCGGGTGCCCAACCGTTGACGGAGGCGGGAGCAGACGACAATGGCTTTGTCTACATCGCTCACGTGCTCAACGGACATGCACTGGTGATCCTGGATGAGGATTGGTCAGAATACAATGTGGTGGCGGACACAGTCCACACTATCCAACGCTCCATTCTCGCGAGCCCCGATGGAAAAGATGTCTACGTAGGTGCAATATACACTACCTACAACGGGATTCTCCATTATCACAGTGACGATGGCCCCGACGGAACGTACTCACTTGTCGATACCCTCTACGGGAAAACCGGCAAACAGTTGTGGGCGCAAATCCTGGACTGGGATAACAACGGCCTCCTCTGGGTCGGCACCTATTGGAATGTGGATGCCGATGATTTTACCGGTTGGTACGCGCTGGATCCCACGCAGGACTACTTTGCCGTCGACACTATCGGACATAATGCAAATACAGCGGATCCTCCCGCTATCGGAGATACGCCACCTGCCGGGGGTAGCTATTACGCCCCCAGGGGGATAGCCTTCAGTGCAGATGGACTGACGGCCTACACCGCAGATTTTGACGGCGGCGTAGTCAAGAAATGGACCAATTCAGATCCAGCTCAACCGGGAGACACACCGATCCTGCCTGACCTGAGGATAGACTACGAAAGAGGTAATCCCATAATTGCAGTGGAGTTTACCCTTTCTCAGAACTATCCCAATCCGTTCAATCCGACGACGACTATTCCTTACGATCTGAAACAAAGCGGTATGGCGAAATTGACCGTCTACGATATGCTCGGACGGGAAATCGCAACACTCGTCAATGAACCGAGACCGGCTGGTCGTTACAAGGTTCTCTTCGATGCCACTGGATTGGCTTCAGGTATGTACGTCTACAAACTGGAGTTCAACAACCGTGTGATTTCAAAGAGAATGACGTACATGAAGTAG
- the nagB gene encoding glucosamine-6-phosphate deaminase: protein MLVKIFKSADDYSKAAARVIARLIGRKPDAVLGLATGSTPVPLYNELIRLHQEEALDFCRVTTFNLDEYVGITRTHSQSYHAFMKENLFSKINIPSENIHVPNGTVENIEQQCEWYEERIRLKGGIDLQVLGIGGNGHIAFNEPGSSLGSRTRIKTLSERTRDDNSRFFDSMDKVPKYAITMGIGTIMESHRLLLLASGKSKAKAIKNTVEGPITAMVPATIVQMHRYAMIYIDEAAASALSREYEKIKPEDVARKRSVTIQL, encoded by the coding sequence ATGTTGGTGAAGATCTTCAAAAGTGCCGACGATTACTCGAAGGCCGCTGCACGGGTAATCGCCAGACTGATCGGCCGAAAGCCGGATGCCGTTTTGGGGCTGGCCACCGGATCTACGCCTGTCCCTCTTTACAATGAACTCATTCGACTTCATCAAGAAGAAGCTTTAGACTTTTGCAGGGTCACCACGTTCAATCTCGATGAATACGTGGGCATTACTCGGACTCACTCCCAGAGCTATCACGCCTTCATGAAGGAGAATCTGTTCTCAAAAATCAACATCCCCTCCGAGAATATTCACGTTCCCAACGGAACGGTGGAGAATATCGAGCAGCAGTGCGAATGGTATGAGGAAAGGATTAGACTCAAAGGCGGGATCGATCTTCAGGTGCTGGGGATCGGCGGAAACGGACACATCGCCTTCAATGAACCGGGCTCTTCACTGGGATCCCGCACACGAATAAAGACATTATCTGAGCGAACTCGAGATGATAACAGCCGGTTCTTTGACTCTATGGACAAGGTTCCGAAATATGCCATTACCATGGGAATCGGTACGATCATGGAATCTCACCGGCTTCTCCTCCTGGCTTCGGGCAAGAGCAAGGCCAAAGCCATAAAAAACACCGTGGAGGGTCCCATTACCGCTATGGTGCCCGCCACGATTGTCCAGATGCACCGTTACGCCATGATCTACATCGATGAGGCAGCCGCTTCTGCCCTCAGCCGTGAATACGAAAAAATAAAACCCGAAGACGTCGCCAGAAAGAGAAGCGTTACGATACAGCTCTAA